The following are encoded together in the Streptomyces sp. NBC_01465 genome:
- a CDS encoding class F sortase, with translation MAEAPKVRRGGRVHHAAALAVTAAVAVTLATGCSSTPSTSTPKTTPVTRTTALSPSVPDHISIPDIKVDADLGTVGLDAKGVMETPPMDKPMQADWYKQGPTPGEKGTSAIVGHMDTAQQPEAVFYNLKKLKKNEQIKVHREDGTTAVFTVDAVDTYKKLDFPTNKVYGSTTHPELRLITCGGSLTEERHWDSNVVVYAHFAGKA, from the coding sequence ATGGCTGAGGCGCCCAAGGTCCGCCGGGGCGGCCGCGTCCACCACGCGGCCGCCCTGGCGGTCACCGCCGCGGTGGCGGTGACCCTGGCCACAGGCTGCTCGTCGACCCCCTCGACCAGCACCCCGAAAACCACCCCGGTCACCCGCACCACCGCCCTGTCCCCGTCCGTCCCGGACCACATCTCCATCCCGGACATCAAGGTCGACGCGGACCTGGGCACGGTGGGCCTGGACGCCAAGGGCGTGATGGAAACCCCGCCGATGGACAAGCCGATGCAGGCGGACTGGTACAAGCAGGGCCCCACCCCCGGCGAGAAGGGCACCTCGGCGATCGTCGGCCACATGGACACGGCCCAGCAGCCCGAGGCGGTCTTCTACAACCTCAAGAAGCTCAAGAAGAACGAACAGATCAAGGTCCACAGGGAGGACGGCACCACGGCGGTGTTCACGGTGGACGCGGTGGACACGTACAAGAAGCTCGACTTCCCCACGAACAAGGTCTACGGCAGCACGACCCACCCCGAACTACGCCTGATCACCTGCGGCGGCAGCCTCACCGAGGAACGTCACTGGGACTCCAACGTGGTGGTCTACGCCCACTTCGCCGGCAAGGCCTGA
- a CDS encoding VC0807 family protein, which translates to MEIKGNAAAGNATATSNADNAKKNFGPLIVDAVIPTAGYYLLKHEGMSTVSALAWSSVVPAARTIWGLIKERQLNGLAALMLVVNVVGLALTFLTGDPRLMLAKDSAVSSTVGIGILVSVALGRPMMTAGLKPWLVKADSAKSEAWDRLSAESTAFRRIESRFSLIWGTALLGECVVRVVGAYTLPVDTMVWLGGVFTGGAILIAMVIGSVVAVNPMEKLIAAETAEAAPETTFTPATV; encoded by the coding sequence ATGGAAATCAAGGGGAACGCCGCAGCAGGAAACGCCACCGCCACCAGCAACGCCGACAACGCGAAGAAGAACTTCGGCCCGCTGATCGTGGACGCCGTCATCCCGACGGCCGGCTACTACCTCCTCAAGCACGAGGGCATGTCCACCGTCTCCGCCCTCGCCTGGAGCAGCGTCGTCCCCGCCGCCCGCACGATCTGGGGCCTGATCAAGGAGCGGCAGCTCAACGGCCTCGCCGCGCTGATGCTGGTGGTCAACGTGGTCGGCCTGGCGCTCACCTTCCTCACCGGCGACCCCCGGCTCATGCTCGCCAAGGACAGCGCGGTCAGCTCCACGGTCGGCATCGGCATCCTGGTCTCCGTGGCTCTCGGCCGCCCGATGATGACGGCCGGCCTCAAGCCCTGGCTGGTGAAGGCCGACAGCGCCAAGTCCGAGGCCTGGGACCGGCTTTCGGCCGAGTCGACCGCCTTCCGCCGTATCGAGTCGCGGTTCTCGCTCATCTGGGGAACCGCGCTGCTCGGCGAGTGCGTTGTGCGCGTGGTGGGCGCCTACACGCTCCCCGTCGACACCATGGTCTGGCTCGGCGGAGTGTTCACCGGCGGCGCCATCCTGATCGCCATGGTCATCGGCAGCGTGGTCGCCGTGAACCCGATGGAGAAGCTCATCGCGGCGGAGACGGCCGAGGCGGCCCCCGAGACCACCTTCACCCCCGCGACTGTCTGA
- the lysA gene encoding diaminopimelate decarboxylase, which translates to MSRSAHPAGPRHADVLPDGHYAAPPADLNSLDEKVWSRTVGRNDDGVVTVAGLEVTRLAEEFGTPAYFLDEADFRARCRAWADAFGQDADVFYAGKAFLSRAVVRWLQEEGLNLDVCSGGELTTALDAGMPAERIAFHGNNKTVEEIERAVRAGVGRIVLDSFQEIVRVAHIAQSLGKRQPVLIRVTVGVEAHTHEFIATAHEDQKFGIALAGGQAAEAVRRALKLDGLELLGIHSHIGSQIFDMAGFEVSARRVVQLLAEIRDEHGVELPEIDLGGGLGIAYTSDDDPREPQEIAKALGEIVTRECESASLRSPRISVEPGRAIVGPTAFTLYEVGTIKPLEGLRTYVSVDGGMSDNIRTALYDAEYTVALVSRTSTAEPMLVRVVGKHCESGDIVVKDAFLPADLAPGDLIAVPATGAYCRSMASNYNHALRPPVVAVRDGQARVIVRRETEEDLLRLDVG; encoded by the coding sequence ATGAGCCGTTCCGCCCACCCCGCAGGGCCCCGCCACGCCGACGTACTCCCCGACGGGCACTACGCCGCGCCGCCCGCCGACCTCAACTCCCTTGACGAGAAGGTCTGGTCGCGGACCGTCGGCCGCAACGACGACGGCGTCGTGACCGTCGCCGGCCTCGAAGTGACCCGCCTCGCCGAGGAGTTCGGCACCCCTGCGTACTTCCTCGACGAAGCGGACTTCCGCGCCCGCTGCCGCGCCTGGGCCGACGCCTTCGGCCAGGACGCCGACGTCTTCTACGCCGGTAAGGCCTTCCTCTCCCGTGCCGTCGTCCGCTGGCTGCAGGAAGAAGGACTCAACCTCGACGTCTGTTCCGGCGGCGAGCTGACCACCGCCCTCGACGCCGGAATGCCCGCCGAGCGCATCGCCTTCCACGGCAACAACAAGACCGTCGAGGAGATCGAGCGCGCCGTCCGCGCGGGCGTCGGCCGTATCGTCCTCGACTCCTTCCAGGAGATCGTCCGCGTCGCGCACATCGCGCAGAGCCTCGGCAAGCGCCAGCCCGTCCTGATCCGCGTCACCGTCGGAGTCGAGGCGCACACCCACGAGTTCATCGCCACCGCGCACGAGGACCAGAAGTTCGGGATCGCGCTCGCGGGCGGCCAGGCGGCCGAGGCCGTACGCCGCGCGCTCAAGCTCGACGGGCTCGAACTCCTCGGTATCCACAGCCACATCGGCTCGCAGATCTTCGACATGGCCGGCTTCGAGGTCTCCGCCCGCCGCGTCGTCCAGCTCCTCGCCGAGATCCGCGACGAGCACGGCGTCGAGCTCCCCGAGATCGACCTCGGCGGCGGCCTCGGCATCGCGTACACCTCCGACGACGACCCGCGCGAGCCGCAGGAGATCGCCAAGGCGCTCGGCGAGATCGTGACGCGCGAGTGCGAGTCCGCGAGCCTGCGCAGCCCCCGCATCTCGGTCGAGCCGGGCCGCGCGATCGTCGGCCCGACGGCCTTCACGCTGTACGAGGTCGGCACCATCAAGCCCCTCGAAGGCCTGCGCACCTACGTCAGCGTCGACGGCGGCATGTCCGACAACATCCGCACCGCGCTCTACGACGCCGAGTACACGGTCGCCCTCGTCTCGCGCACCTCCACCGCCGAGCCCATGCTGGTCCGTGTGGTCGGCAAGCACTGCGAGAGCGGCGACATCGTCGTCAAGGACGCCTTCCTCCCCGCGGACCTCGCCCCCGGCGACCTGATCGCGGTCCCCGCCACCGGCGCGTACTGCCGCTCCATGGCGAGCAACTACAACCACGCACTCCGCCCGCCCGTCGTCGCGGTCCGCGACGGCCAGGCGCGCGTGATCGTCCGGCGCGAGACAGAGGAAGATCTCCTGCGTCTCGATGTCGGCTGA
- a CDS encoding response regulator, producing MSGASGRVLVVDDNKVIRQLIRVNLELEGFEVVTAADGAECLDVVHRVNPDVITLDVVMPRLDGLRTAARLRSDPLTSGLPVAIVSACTQYEVETGVAAGVDAFLAKPFEPSELVRLVRQLMHREAPPSVDGRHQQRAGRAGSARG from the coding sequence GTGTCGGGCGCGTCCGGCCGGGTGCTTGTCGTCGACGACAACAAGGTCATCCGGCAGCTGATCAGGGTCAATCTCGAGCTGGAGGGCTTCGAGGTGGTGACCGCGGCCGATGGTGCCGAATGCCTGGACGTCGTCCACCGTGTGAACCCGGATGTGATCACCCTCGACGTCGTGATGCCGCGCCTGGACGGACTCCGCACCGCCGCCCGGCTCCGCTCCGATCCGCTGACGAGCGGGCTGCCGGTAGCCATCGTCAGTGCTTGTACGCAGTACGAGGTGGAGACCGGTGTCGCCGCCGGCGTGGACGCCTTCCTCGCCAAGCCCTTCGAGCCCTCCGAGCTGGTCCGGCTGGTGCGGCAGCTGATGCACCGGGAGGCGCCGCCGTCCGTCGACGGCAGGCATCAACAGCGAGCCGGGCGTGCGGGGAGCGCGCGCGGCTGA
- a CDS encoding homoserine dehydrogenase has protein sequence MMRTRPLKVALLGCGVVGSEVARIMTTHADDLTARIGAPVELAGVAVRLPSKVREGIDPALITTDATALVKRGDIDVVIEVIGGIEPARTLITTAFEHGASVVSANKALLAEDGAALHAKAEEHGKDLYYEAAVAGAIPLVRPLRESLAGDKVNRVLGIVNGTTNFILDKMDSSGAGYSEALDEATALGYAEADPTADVEGFDAAAKAAILAGIAFHTRVRMSEVYREGLTEVTAADIASAKRMGCTVKLLAICERAADGKSVTARVHPAMIPLTHPLASVREAYNAVFVEAEAAGQLMFYGPGAGGSPTASAVLGDLVAVCRNKLNESTGPGESAYTRLPVSPMGDVVTRYHISLDVADKPGVLAQVATVFAEQGVSIDTVRQQGRQDSAGEASLVVVTHRAPDAALSGTVEALRKLDTVRGVASIMRVEGE, from the coding sequence ATGATGCGTACGCGTCCGCTGAAGGTGGCGCTGCTGGGCTGTGGAGTGGTCGGCTCAGAGGTGGCCCGCATCATGACGACGCACGCCGACGACCTCACGGCCCGCATCGGGGCCCCTGTCGAGCTCGCCGGCGTAGCCGTCCGCCTCCCCTCCAAGGTCCGCGAGGGCATCGACCCCGCGCTGATCACCACCGATGCGACGGCCCTGGTCAAACGCGGGGACATCGACGTCGTCATCGAGGTCATCGGCGGCATCGAGCCCGCCCGCACCCTGATCACCACCGCCTTCGAGCACGGCGCATCCGTCGTCTCGGCCAACAAGGCGCTGCTCGCCGAGGACGGCGCGGCCCTGCACGCCAAGGCCGAGGAGCACGGCAAGGACCTCTACTACGAGGCCGCCGTCGCCGGTGCGATCCCGCTCGTACGCCCGCTGCGCGAGTCCCTCGCCGGCGACAAGGTCAACCGCGTCCTGGGCATCGTCAACGGCACCACGAACTTCATCCTCGACAAGATGGACTCCTCCGGCGCCGGCTACTCCGAGGCGCTCGACGAGGCCACCGCCCTCGGGTACGCAGAGGCCGACCCCACCGCCGACGTCGAGGGCTTCGACGCCGCCGCCAAGGCCGCCATCCTCGCCGGAATCGCCTTCCACACCCGCGTCCGCATGAGCGAGGTCTACCGAGAGGGCCTCACCGAGGTCACCGCCGCCGACATCGCATCCGCCAAGCGCATGGGCTGTACGGTCAAACTCCTCGCGATCTGCGAGCGCGCCGCCGACGGCAAGTCCGTCACGGCCCGCGTCCACCCCGCGATGATCCCGCTGACCCACCCGCTGGCTTCCGTACGCGAGGCGTACAACGCGGTCTTCGTCGAGGCCGAGGCGGCCGGCCAGCTGATGTTCTACGGCCCCGGCGCCGGCGGCTCGCCCACCGCGTCCGCCGTCCTCGGCGACCTGGTCGCGGTCTGCCGCAACAAGCTCAACGAGTCGACCGGACCCGGCGAGTCCGCGTACACGCGTCTGCCCGTCAGCCCCATGGGCGACGTGGTCACGCGCTACCACATCAGTCTCGACGTGGCCGACAAGCCGGGCGTGCTCGCCCAGGTGGCGACGGTCTTCGCCGAGCAGGGCGTATCGATCGATACCGTCCGACAGCAGGGCCGACAGGACAGCGCCGGCGAGGCATCGCTCGTCGTCGTCACCCACCGCGCACCCGACGCCGCCCTCTCCGGGACCGTCGAGGCACTGCGCAAGCTCGACACCGTGCGCGGTGTCGCCAGCATCATGCGTGTTGAAGGGGAGTAA
- a CDS encoding protein-tyrosine phosphatase family protein yields MRVRRRDDGDVPAPDTAWDEIVPGLWMGGHAFFRPETGLELAVVRDEFDVVLSLLRRPGHGPPPGVEHHVHEIPDAPLDEAQVDGVIRLAEIAQLSLGLGRSVLVRCHSGYNRSGLVVAHTLIRSGRTPEEAIALVRQRRSRWALHNPVFEEYLDTGLDVVRLLAGLSEP; encoded by the coding sequence TTGCGCGTGCGCAGGAGGGACGACGGGGACGTTCCGGCACCGGACACGGCCTGGGACGAGATCGTTCCGGGGCTGTGGATGGGCGGGCACGCCTTCTTCCGTCCGGAGACAGGGCTTGAACTGGCCGTCGTACGCGACGAGTTCGACGTCGTACTGAGTCTGCTGCGCCGCCCGGGCCACGGCCCGCCGCCCGGCGTGGAGCACCATGTGCACGAGATCCCCGACGCCCCGCTCGACGAGGCGCAGGTGGACGGGGTGATCCGGCTCGCGGAGATCGCGCAGCTCTCGCTGGGGCTCGGGCGGAGCGTACTGGTGCGCTGCCACTCCGGGTACAACCGCTCGGGGCTGGTCGTCGCGCACACGCTCATCCGGTCGGGGCGCACCCCCGAGGAGGCGATCGCGCTGGTCAGACAGCGCCGGTCGCGGTGGGCACTGCACAATCCGGTCTTCGAGGAGTATCTGGACACGGGGCTGGACGTGGTCCGTCTGCTTGCGGGATTGTCCGAGCCGTAG
- the nrtL gene encoding ArgS-related anticodon-binding protein NrtL, with protein sequence MTPADLSRTVVRAVRTAVDEGALRVAVPESVKVERSRPGGQGDYATNAALQLAGPAGMPPRAVAETLRQRIAATPGIAAVEITGPGFLNFTLAGDGSAALVRTVLAQGLRYGHGEALAGTDAPLAPADEPRAAAVTETVVRLLRSQGATAAVVPGAPETLRAVPLPIDAQARLGADAARWGMLRPAAHDHPYTGGELLAQRESNPLFRVRYAYSRSRALTRNAHDLGFSGAYEETVDAPTLLTALADHPAVLEAAARHRAPDRLARHLVTTADALLDLCPAVLPLGDEKPSAAHRSRLALAEAAGTVLAGGLSLLGISAPEFI encoded by the coding sequence GTGACCCCCGCAGATCTCTCCCGTACCGTCGTGCGCGCCGTGCGCACCGCGGTCGACGAGGGTGCCCTGCGCGTGGCCGTCCCGGAGTCCGTCAAGGTCGAGCGGTCGCGGCCCGGAGGCCAGGGGGACTACGCCACCAACGCCGCCCTCCAGCTGGCCGGACCTGCGGGCATGCCGCCCCGCGCGGTCGCCGAGACGCTCCGGCAGCGCATCGCCGCCACCCCGGGCATCGCCGCCGTGGAGATCACGGGCCCCGGGTTCCTGAACTTCACGCTCGCCGGGGACGGCTCGGCCGCGCTCGTACGCACCGTCCTCGCCCAGGGGCTGCGCTACGGACACGGCGAAGCCCTCGCCGGCACCGACGCACCCCTGGCACCCGCCGACGAGCCGCGCGCCGCCGCCGTCACCGAGACCGTCGTCCGGCTGCTGCGCTCTCAGGGCGCGACCGCCGCCGTCGTCCCCGGCGCCCCCGAAACACTCCGGGCCGTGCCGCTCCCCATCGACGCGCAAGCCCGCCTCGGCGCCGACGCCGCCCGCTGGGGCATGCTGCGGCCCGCCGCCCACGACCACCCGTACACCGGCGGCGAACTGCTCGCCCAGCGCGAGAGCAACCCCCTCTTCCGGGTCCGGTACGCGTACTCCCGCAGCCGCGCCCTCACCCGCAACGCCCACGACCTGGGCTTCAGCGGCGCGTACGAAGAGACGGTCGACGCCCCCACCCTCCTCACCGCCCTGGCCGACCACCCCGCCGTCCTCGAGGCCGCCGCCCGCCACCGCGCCCCCGACCGCCTCGCCCGGCACCTGGTCACCACCGCCGACGCGCTCCTCGACCTGTGTCCCGCCGTGCTGCCCCTGGGCGACGAGAAACCCTCGGCCGCCCACCGCTCCCGGCTGGCCCTCGCCGAGGCCGCCGGGACGGTGCTCGCAGGCGGCCTGTCCCTGCTCGGCATCAGCGCACCCGAATTCATCTGA
- a CDS encoding nuclease-related domain-containing protein produces MTGLRITPAWRHSQERLYVGLPDGRNVAWYDRDTSRVSLLFDEQREAVLEALRPFLTGEFTVGPPPVPTPADLALLTLHPDDDLAPNRPGEALHAVLDGAAPPSRFRADPRRGALVAQQALGERLDGLEGAGWRVLHSVPLPGGGHIDHLLIGPAGIMTVRTLYVRKLRVRIADPLVTVGRTEPEPQLRWARREAERASLALAAAVRPVLGLVGAARVEVAPGAGAGNVRILRDGEGDVEALARLGGVLKPADIEALHATARDRRTWLRA; encoded by the coding sequence ATGACCGGTCTGAGGATCACCCCGGCGTGGCGGCACAGTCAGGAACGGCTGTACGTGGGCCTGCCGGACGGCAGGAACGTCGCCTGGTACGACCGTGACACGAGCAGGGTCAGCCTGCTCTTCGACGAACAGAGGGAAGCGGTCCTGGAGGCCCTGCGGCCTTTCCTGACAGGGGAGTTCACCGTCGGCCCCCCTCCCGTGCCGACCCCGGCCGACCTCGCGCTGCTCACCCTGCACCCCGACGACGACCTGGCGCCCAACCGCCCCGGCGAGGCGCTCCACGCCGTACTGGACGGCGCCGCACCGCCCTCGCGGTTCCGTGCCGACCCGCGGCGGGGCGCGCTGGTCGCGCAGCAGGCGCTGGGGGAGCGGCTCGACGGTCTCGAGGGCGCGGGCTGGCGGGTGCTGCACTCGGTGCCGCTGCCGGGCGGGGGGCACATCGACCACCTGCTGATCGGCCCGGCAGGGATCATGACCGTACGCACGCTGTACGTAAGGAAGTTGCGGGTCCGCATCGCCGACCCCCTGGTCACCGTCGGCCGCACCGAGCCCGAACCGCAGCTCCGCTGGGCACGCAGGGAGGCCGAGCGGGCGTCCCTCGCACTCGCGGCGGCGGTCCGGCCGGTGCTGGGTCTGGTCGGGGCGGCGCGGGTGGAGGTCGCACCCGGGGCGGGCGCGGGGAACGTACGGATCCTGCGCGACGGCGAGGGGGACGTGGAGGCGCTGGCGCGGCTCGGCGGCGTACTGAAGCCCGCGGACATCGAGGCGCTGCACGCCACGGCGCGGGACCGGAGGACATGGCTCCGGGCATGA